The genomic stretch GAGGGGCGCGTGGAGCGCGCGGCGGTGGGCTACACCACCCTGGCCGGACTGTCCTGGCGGCTGGTGCTGTAGCCCTGGCTCACGCCGCGCCTAGAGGCGGATGAGCTCCACGTCATCCATGTGGATGAAGTTGGCGGAGTTGCCCGCCGTGGCGCGGGTGTGGAAGCCCAGTTCCAGATAGCCTCCCGTCACGGAGATGGGCGGCGTCTCCACCATCGTCCAGGCGCCATAGTCCCCCAGGTTGGTGGACACAGGCGCGCATTCGCCACACGTCTTGGCCTGGAGGCGCGACAAGTCGAACGTGCCGCTCTTTCGCACCCACGCGCGGACCTTGTACGTGCCCGACGCGAGGCCCGACACCGGCTGGTACGTCCAGACCTCGAACGGCGTGCCGTTCGTCCAGTGCGTCAGGTGGTACGCGCCGGTGCGGCCCCCGTTGTACGTCTCGCTGAAGTCCGCGGCCTCGGTGCCGTTGGGGCTCCAGGTGGCCCAGCCCGTCATATCGTTCTCGAAGCTGGCGTTGGTGACGGACGCGGGCGGCGGCGTGCTCCCCGCCTGGTACCAGCGCACCCACTCCACCTCCATCGTCTTCGTCTGCCCCCAGGGCAGCCCAATGGCGTCCGGGTGCGGGTGGCCGTACCAGTTCCCGCCCAGGGCGAGGTTGAGGAGGATGTAGTGGTTCTGCTGGAAGGCGGGCTCGTTGTGGTTGAAGACGTTCCCCTGAATCTGGCCATCCAGGCGGAAGATCATCCGGTTCGCCGTCCACTCCACCTCGTAGGTGTGGAAGCTGTCCGCGATGCTGTAGCCGCGGTTGGCGCCCGTGCCCCAGCTCTGCTGCCCGCCATTGGCGAACCAGTGCGCGGCGGACTTCATCCACGAGGCCTCGTTGGAGTGCCACTCGAGGATGTCGATTTCGCCGCTTCGAGGCCACCCGACGTTGGAGATGTTCGCGCCCAGCGTCCAGAACGCGGGCCACATGCCATAGCCGGACGGCACCTTGATGCTCGCCACCAGTTTGCCGTAGCGGCGCTCCACCTTGCCCTTCGAGTGGATACGGCCCGAGTAATACGAACGCGGCCCGTAGCCCGCGCAGCGCGAGTCAAAGGGCGCATCCGCCGTTCGCTGCGCGGTGAGGATGAGCTTGCCGCCAGCGACGGTGACGTTCTGCGCGCGGGGGTACTCCAACTCACCCGTGCCGAAGTTGCAGTTGTTGGTGACGGGGTCGAAGTTGCTCGTCAGCACCGTCCAGTTGGCGGA from Myxococcus xanthus encodes the following:
- a CDS encoding glycoside hydrolase family 16 protein is translated as MHKRHALRSMLWAASSLALVGGCSPEPELSDAEALPLVTQEQGERAYDPGAGWNLVWQDDFTGSSLNSANWTVLTSNFDPVTNNCNFGTGELEYPRAQNVTVAGGKLILTAQRTADAPFDSRCAGYGPRSYYSGRIHSKGKVERRYGKLVASIKVPSGYGMWPAFWTLGANISNVGWPRSGEIDILEWHSNEASWMKSAAHWFANGGQQSWGTGANRGYSIADSFHTYEVEWTANRMIFRLDGQIQGNVFNHNEPAFQQNHYILLNLALGGNWYGHPHPDAIGLPWGQTKTMEVEWVRWYQAGSTPPPASVTNASFENDMTGWATWSPNGTEAADFSETYNGGRTGAYHLTHWTNGTPFEVWTYQPVSGLASGTYKVRAWVRKSGTFDLSRLQAKTCGECAPVSTNLGDYGAWTMVETPPISVTGGYLELGFHTRATAGNSANFIHMDDVELIRL